A single region of the Lycium barbarum isolate Lr01 chromosome 2, ASM1917538v2, whole genome shotgun sequence genome encodes:
- the LOC132624585 gene encoding NDR1/HIN1-like protein 3 produces MYGGSREPPLYNLKPPLLVVGDNIYLMTLVEILCAIIVIFGIIVLAIWLIWRPNKVYFHVADASLAKFDFSPSTNTLDYDLNLSFDIRNSNEKLGVHFDFIEAKTTFHHRRFATTNLESFYQEPRNTTTLHPVIKGQSAVEWGSSEKSDYEDEKKNGAFDIYTLFSMRIRLKSGWITTGKLKFLVGCSLKVPLKSDKISSSTFERTKCITLPDWTKS; encoded by the exons ATGTATGGGGGTTCCCGGGAACCCCCATTGTATAATCTAAAACCGCCCCTGTTGGTGGTGGGAGATAACATTTATCTCATGACATTAGTCGAG ATACTATGCGCCATCATAGTCATCTTCGGCATCATTGTTCTAGCCATTTGGCTCATTTGGAGGCCCAACAAGGTCTATTTCCACGTGGCGGATGCCTCATTGGCCAAATTCGATTTCTCCCCTTCAACCAACACCCTTGATTATGACCTCAACCTCAGCTTTGACATTAGAAACTCCAATGAAAAGCTCGGGGTCCACTTTGACTTCATCGAGGCCAAGACCACTTTCCATCATAGAAGATTCGCTACCACCAATCTTGAATCGTTCTATCAGGAGCCTAGGAACACCACCACTTTGCACCCAGTGATCAAGGGACAAAGCGCGGTTGAATGGGGAAGTAGTGAGAAATCGGACTATGAGGACGAGAAGAAAAATGGAGCTTTCGATATTTACACATTGTTTTCCATGCGCATTAGGCTCAAATCAGGTTGGATCACAACGGGGAAGCTTAAATTTCTTGTTGGCTGCTCACTGAAGGTTCCCTTGAAGTCAGATAAGATATCGTCTTCTACTTTTGAGAGAACTAAGTGCATTACCCTACCTGATTGGACgaaatcttaa
- the LOC132625905 gene encoding uncharacterized protein LOC132625905: MELIDLLKLHDMYGPSRFLFTINEEEKEDLESDKSDEKMKSMSLKECMKIDEDSPENLPESPEVMSELPEKELVGEELPEEVAIDYDSMENKTTPFSTPCDSPFYLTPVASPRREGII, encoded by the coding sequence ATGGAGCTTATTGATTTGTTGAAGCTACATGATATGTATGGACCATCGAGATTTCTGTTTACGATAAacgaagaagagaaagaagattTGGAATCGGATAAATCGGATGAGAAAATGAAGAGCATGAGCTTAAAGGAGTGTATGAAAATTGATGAAGACTCGCCGGAAAACTTGCCAGAGTCGCCGGAAGTGATGTCGGAGTTGCCGGAAAAGGAGTTAGTCGGCGAAGAGTTGCCAGAGGAGGTGGCAATTGATTATGATTCTATGGAGAATAAAACGACTCCGTTTTCAACTCCTTGCGATTCGCCGTTTTACTTAACTCCGGTGGCTTCTCCGAGGCGTGAAGGGATCATTTAG
- the LOC132625903 gene encoding uncharacterized protein LOC132625903 isoform X1: MHRRNIRLRREYLYRKSLEGKERLLYEKKRKIKEALEEGKPIPTELRNEEAALRKEIDLEDENTAVPRSTIDDEYANATEKDPKILLTTSRNPSAPLTQFVKELKIVFPNAQRMNRGGQVISEIIETCRAHDFTDVILVHEHRGVPDGIIISHLPFGPTAYFGLLNVVTRHDIKDKKSMGTMPEAYPHLIFDKFSTKLGERTVNILKHLFPVPKPDTKRIITFANQSDYISFRHHIYEKHGGPKSIELKEVGPRFELRLYQIKLGTMDQDEAQTEWVIRPYMNTSKKRTLLGD; encoded by the exons ATGCATAGAAGAAACATTAGGTTACGAAGAGAATATCTATACAGAAAAAGCTTAGAAGGGAAAGAACGTTTGCTCTATGAAAAGAAACGCAAAATTAAAGAAGCTTTAGAAG AGGGAAAACCGATTCCAACTGAGCTGAGGAATGAAGAGGCTGCTCTTCGCAAAGAAATCGACCTTGAAGATGAAAATACTGCTG TACCTCGATCAACTATTGATGATGAATATGCTAATGCAACTGAAAAAGATCCCAAAATCTTGCTTACCACTTCAAGAAATCCTAGTGCTCCTCTTACCCAGTTTGTCAAG GAGTTGAAAATTGTGTTCCCTAATGCTCAGCGGATGAATCGTGGTGGTCAG GTTATATCAGAAATAATTGAAACATGCCGAGCTCATGATTTTACAGATGTAATTTTGGTCCATGAGCATCGTGGTGTGCCTGATGGTATTATCATTAGCCATCTGCCTTTTGGTCCAACTGCTTACTTTGGATTGCTCAATGTG GTCACCAGACATGATATCAAGGACAAAAAATCTATGGGAACAATGCCTGAGGCGTACCCACATTTGATTTTTGACAAATTTTCAACTAAG CTTGGTGAGAGGACAGTTAACATCCTAAAGCATTTGTTTCCTGTGCCCAAGCCTGATACAAAACGTATCATCACATTTGCTAACCAGTCAGATTACATTTCATTCAG ACATCACATCTATGAAAAGCATGGAGGTCCAAAATCAATTGAGCTGAAAGAGGTTGGCCCTCGATTTGAACTACGGCTTTACCAG ATCAAATTAGGGACGATGGACCAAGACGAAGCTCAAACTGAATGGGTCATAAGGCCTTACATGAACACATCCAAAAAGCGGACGCTTCTAGGGGACTGA